A genome region from Triticum aestivum cultivar Chinese Spring chromosome 2B, IWGSC CS RefSeq v2.1, whole genome shotgun sequence includes the following:
- the LOC123044670 gene encoding condensin-2 complex subunit H2: MEDGSGGAGGEGSTSGGRFPILQANRDPESNWEVDVAKSLEEYLLKICSGEISAEDGAHSFNFAEAALLLQGSVQVYSRKVEYLYSLVLHALEFLSQNKQDQQEKGSAEANENGPSTTVNKEDDMFMGLDDVPAETRTTLDNNLDQDDLRRKIVRPPANLLVFEGDCVDSEASELDSYLLATCGFYGDFLLLDPCDAPAVFEFLQGKKSCKEDILSHRRTPGKVRNNVFTSPNVRSGGTARRRTPGKARDENIDPTQDSEQSHEMIADQSQEDSWPHHPVDHNSTIIMPLPDDEDPGFPDLGDDSDDEDPYKSLDPHEPSNLKIKPYKRVKAFSRQVIGAPKKKTPASIFPVAKMDGVVSPELTKYFEVQMSQQEKPDVSQSVPLYEKLRESFETGEVNCHTSGDLKDDKQTNNFDDIDGPDTPNDPYVDMDIDDDMPSYSDKIDDVVRVTQDSMDGHKSLDDLCRSHLDALLASIAEAEQQTELDARVSTWKERIELALEEQDRNPPFDIGLYGEQILDTLSSRTDTGIASFSEIVSSKPKYEVARTFSALLQLVNGRSVDLDKGQATNDLVCYTAVNPFHVKLIGPNRRPEMEARFARKRVKSPQRSCGEEGEPSRVRLNSSKKQPPKNGKVSVKAAVRLTPEGKRRRKSAQLLQPFNLESS, from the exons ATGgaggacggcagcggcggcgccggcggtgagGGGAGCACGAGCGGGGGGAGGTTCCCGATACTGCAGGCGAACCGGGACCCGGAGTCGAACTGGGAGGTGGACGTCGCCAAGAGCCTCGAGGAGTACCTCCTCAAGATCTGCTCAGGCGAGATCTCCGCCGAAGACGGGGCCCACAGCTTCAACTTCGCCGAAG CTGCGCTATTGCTCCAAGGTTCAGTTCAAGTTTACAGCCGCAAGGTGGAGTACCTGTACTCATTGGTGCTACATGCGCTGGAATTTCTCTCGCAAAATAA GCAAGATCAACAAGAAAAGGGATCTGCTGAAGCTAACGAAAATGGTCCTAGCACTACTGTCAACAAAGAAGATGATATGTTTATGGGTTTAGATGATGTCCCAG CGGAAACAAGGACCACTTTGGATAACAACCTTGATCAGGATGATCTGCGAAGAAAAATTGTGAGGCCACCAGCAAATCTTCTGGTGTTCGAAGGAGACTGTGTCGATAGCGAAGCAAGCGAGCTGGATTCATATTTG TTAGCAACATGTGGTTTCTACGGAGATTTCCTCCTGCTGGATCCATGTGACGCACCAGCTGTTTTTGAATTTTTGCAAGGAAAAAAATCATGCAAAGAAGATATTTTGTCTCATAGACGAACTCCTGGGAAAGTCCGAAACAATGTCTTCACTTCCCCAAATGTAAGATCGGGGGGTACTGCTCGTAGACGAACTCCAGGGAAAGCCCGAGATGAAAACATAGATCCAACTCAGGACAGCGAGCAATCTCATGAAATGATAGCAGATCAAAGTCAAGAAGATAGCTGGCCTCATCATCCTGTTGACCACAATTCTACTATCATCATGCCCCTACCAGATGATGAAGACCCTGGGTTCCCAGATCTTGGGGATGATTCTGATGATGAGGATCCATATAAGTCTTTGGATCCGCATGAACCTAGCAACCTAAAGATCAAGCCTTACAAGAGAG TAAAAGCTTTTTCAAGGCAAGTTATTGGCGCTCCAAAGAAGAAAACCCCTGCATCTATATTTCCTGTGGCAAAAATGGATGGTGTTGTTAGTCCTGAACTAACAAAATATTTTGAAGTACAAATGTCTCAGCAGGAAAAACCTGATGTCTCCCAGTCAGTTCCTCTTTATGAAAAG CTTAGAGAGTCATTTGAAACTGGTGAAGTAAATTGCCATACATCTGGAGATTTGAAGGATGACAAACAGACCAATAATTTTGATGATATTGATGGGCCAGACACCccgaatgatccatatgttgacaTGGATATTGATGATGACATGCCAAGTTACTCGGATAAG ATCGATGACGTGGTTCGAGTTACACAGGACAGCATGGATGGACATAAAAGCCTTGATGATTTGTGTCGATCACATCTG GATGCTCTCCTTGCTAGCATAGCTGAGGCTGAACAACAAACTGAGCTGGATGCACGAGTTTCAACATGGAAAGAGCGAATAGAGCTTGCCTTGGAAGAGCAG GATAGAAATCCACCCTTTGATATCGGTTTATATGGAGAGCAGATCCTtgacacactctcgtcaagaactGATACAGGGATTGCATCATTCAGTGAGATTGTTAGCAGCAAACCAAAGTATGAAGTTGCAAGAACATTCTCTGCCCTTCTCCAGCTG GTGAACGGCAGAAGTGTTGATCTGGACAAAGGACAAGCTACAAATGACTTGGTTTGCTACACAGCTGTCAATCCATTCCATGTAAAGCTGATTGGTCCCAACCGTAGACCAGAGATGGAGGCACGTTTTGCACGCAAGAGAGTCAAGTCCCCTCAGAGAAGTTGTGGTGAAGAGGGCGAGCCCTCTCGGGTACGACTAAATTCCTCTAAGAAGCAGCCACCTAAAAATGGCAAGGTTTCAGTCAAGGCAGCAGTCAGATTGACTCCTGAAGGAAAGCGAAGGCGAAAGTCTGCTCAACTCCTGCAGCCATTCAATCTGGAATCCAGCTGA